The DNA sequence AAGGAATAAGTAGTGTGAACCTCCATTCATCCTGTGACAAGTTCTGATatcatgaaaaaattcatgacttaattcatcttataaaACTGATTCTACAAGaaatgattgttcattccttataaacatatcCAAAATTTTATCCACACAATATAGAATTATTCATCAACACATGCTTCTTTTGTAATGCAAAAACAGATGAAAATCGCTAAAGACAAGTCTTCCACGATATCATTGGTATGAATTTGGAATAAAACGTCATTTTAGAAGAACCCAGCAGGTTGAGAAGCATACATCCCAagcaacatgcatatatatataatctatcaAATCTATTTATGATGGTTCACAAGAAGTATTCCATCTGCAATTCTACAAGCCTGGGCATGTACGACCCCTGATCACTTCAAGATCCCTTATTTACAACAAATCTGCTCTAACCAATCTAGAAGGGAAAAAGGTTCACTGCATGAGGATTAACTAATTCCCTGTGAATCCACTTCCGAATGCCTTCAGATTACGTTGAACCAATCAACTTTAAACATTCAGTGCCAGCTTCTGAGCAGCTAGAGCTTCAGCCTCCAGTGTTGGTTCCCATAATATTGTGGTTTCAGCCAGTAGCGAGGTCACAATATAAGGGTCCATGTTTGAAGCTGGACGCCGATCTTCCAAGTACCCTAGCACAATAGTAGATAACATCAAATTAAAGCAGATCAGGTGATATCAGAATCCAAAGTGGGGAAAAGATGACAACAAAATGGGGCAAGAGCATTGGGAATTTGAAACAATCATGTGACTGAGCGAAGataaatgcataaaataatGCCTTTTCAGAACCACGAGATCAGCAGTGGCTCAGGACTTACATTATGTTGATAGCATCTTTATTTTAGTAGGAttactttataatctgacgaatcaaattaagccacatcaatttgtaggattatttttatgtaattcattCGTGCCTAGAGTATTTCccatttgttttctattttagcCTATAACTCAGGTTGAACAGGACATCCATAATCATATATAGTTTCAGCATCGCTTAAAGAATTGCAAAACTTTGGACTTGGAATACGATAGGAGttgaatatgaaattattttctgtttttgtcCCTATCGTTTAATTGGAGCCTTAAAAGAGAATTGCGTGCTGCAGTACTGCTGAAGCGGTACCTTTGCCTTGCTTCTCAGTTTCACGTCCAACACGGATGGAGCATCCACGATTAGCCACTCCCTGCAGATTGagatttttaagatattttataaacagAAATATGAAGCGTATTTCTCAATTCTCTActtgttttaagtttataagAAATAGATTGGAGAAGAATTTACCCAAGAAAATGTGTTAATGCTGGCTGTTTCATGCTTTCCTGTTAACcttctctcatttccttctcCATAGGCACTGATATGATCTTTATGGCGAAGTGACAGGTTCAAAATTGCCTTCTTTATAACTTCAAAGCCTCCATCCTCCCTCATGCTCTTAGTACTGCGAACCAACAAGGAATCAATAATATATCAGGATTAGCATGCTAATTTCCATGTATGCATGGCAAagatttaactttataatatccTGTCCCTTTCCTTTCTGCTTATGGGCCTGAAGAGAGGAGATACAAGATGAAGCAAAAACAGAAAGCATCAAACTAAAAAACGGGAGGAAACAAAGCTAGGCAGATCAAGTACCTGTAATTTGTGTGGCATCCTGCACCGTTCCAATCACCCTGGCAATGCATTTTAAACAGAGCTTTATCTAACAGATTCTTTTTAAGTAAGGACTACTACTGTATAAGAGAAGCTTTATTACCTCTATTGGTTTTGGATCGAGTGAGAGAACAACACCAGCTTGTTCAGTAATTCTCTGTCAGACAGGAGAAACAAGAAATGAGTAACTCGATGGTAGAACAGATCTGCCTGCATAGACTAACGCAAGAATAATTCTTCCCCAGGGCCCAGCTCATTAGCTACATGTTTGATATCTGATTCAGTCTTATGTAAATTATGAGGGTTGGGATTGTGAATCATTTGATAGAATTTTGGtagaatttattaaattagttgCTCTATCTTGTACCACTTTTCGATTTTGACAAGACCCGCTTTGGGGTTGGGGAGGACAGGGGAGCTCAGTTTGAGCTGTAAACAATCAGGATAGagagtattttataaaatgatatcaTGGACCATACCTGTTAGCAAagagcaataaaagtagcagTTGGGACAAAACCTGCCTGTAAGGCTGTAAGTCTGACATTGTTAACTAAATGAAAATTCTTTAGCACAgcagtttttaaattttgttgagtcTGAGCATGAGCAGAACTGAACTTCTTGGGGTGTTAGAAGTGGCGTGCACTTTTATGTGCCCAATGTTCGTgcacccaaaagaaaaaaggaaaggattACCTCAAGAATGTATCTGGAACACCATATATGATCTCCAGCTTCAATTCCCACACTAGGTCCTACTTGATACTCCCACTgcaacccaatcacaaaaatcaacaGTATGAAACATTACATGATTTCATACACAAGAAACAAGATAGAGGAGGATGAGAGGAGAACCTGGCCAGGCATAACCTCCCCATTTGTACCACTGATGTTAATTCCGGCATATAAGCAAGCTTTGTAATGGGCGTCTGATATGTCACGGCCAAATGATTTGTCTGCCCCAGCACCACAGTAGTAAGGACCctgaaacaaacataaaaagtaTCATATAGATTCATGTCATAATAAAAACCAGATTAAATTTACAGAATCCTGTAATCATACTCTTCACAATACAAATTGATAGTACCTGAGGACCAGGATAGCCTCCAACAGGCCAACCTAATGGCCATTTCACATTTTGTTGTAGTAAGGTGTACTCTTGCTCTATTCCAAACCTGACGTATTAATCAGTAATCATCACaatattttccatatatatatatatatatgaataattctattcatcatccccacacaccacatatcatactttttattattttttattatttttttctcttactaaatgtgtggtatatggatgatgagtagaagaattcaataagtttaagaagaataaaaccaaaaacaaatataaaaaaaaaaaaaagtgtggtgtatggggatgatgagtagcaaagctctctctctctctctctctctctctctctctctctctctctctctatatatatatatatatatctatttcactGCCTAAAATGCATATGAGCATGGCATCTATTCACTATGAATTATCCTAAACAAAGTCTTGTTTATGTCTAATCATTGTTCAATGAAAAATGCCATATGCCAATACCCATTGTTGCATTTCGTAATCAGGGTTACTAACACTAAAAAGTATATGTATGGTTGTATTTCAGATCTTCTCAACATAATTGTATGGATGCAATCTGTCTCTTTCATACACTGACATTTGGATTGTAAAGCATTGGAagctaaacttttttttatgacgaGCACGGGAAGCTAGATTTATGACTACACTAATGAGAATAGACCGACCATGGAACTTCATCTGTGACCTTCTTGTTAGTGAAGATCTCAGCAGCCCTGTGGCGTTTGTTTGTTGGGATAGGCTCCCCCGCCGGTGTGTATGCATCACAAATTACCTTTAGAAAGCACAAGACATAAGATGTCAATCGAAGATCAATCAAATTCAGAGTTGTAGTTGATCTAAAATTGGAATACACTATCTTCGAAGTAACTAGGTACTTACCAAGATGTTGTTACCACCACGAAAAGGGTCCTTAAAGATCGCTTGAGGGCTGGAGGAAATATTAGGTCAAGCCCATGGtataataaatacatacataaaagaacttcattttgtttctaagaTCTTACTATAGAATTACTTCACTGTCTTCACCCGGAGCTTGACCAGTACTTGATCCATCATAATTCCACTTAGGAAGCTCAGATGGATGTTCAACAGGCTTGGAAATTGTCTGAAAATTTGAAAGTAATTTGCCAAGAATACTAacattcaatatttaaactaatgaagaaaaaaagaagaaacatggAGAAGATTGCAAACTTGCATTctatttatatcatatcattaacATTATCATACCCTTGACTTGCTACGCAGATCAATTCCGGACCCTCCAATCCTGTTGCAAAATGACATGACATTATTTTAAATGTTAAGGAGTGTTCACACAGATTTAGCCGACCAGAAGTTGCTTACAAACGtatgttagaaaaataaatgtacCAAATATATTCAGCAATGACTTTGTCAGTATATGGAGTGAGGTCCAAATTTAGTAGTTTTTCTATTCTGTTGACAGTGCTGTTCTCCGACTTCGTGGCAAAAACCCGAAACTTAGCTGAGCCCTTAGATGACCCtttcttgttttgtttcaaCAACAGAGAACCCCACATCTTTGCTGTCATAGGACTCGCATTTGCAGAATTCTTTGTGATTCTCATCTGCCATTGCGTAGTGGGTGCCAAGATATGTGCCATTTTCAGCTGCTTCCAACAGAAAATGAAACAGCTATGGATTCAGATCGAAAGGTTTTAAAGATACAAAAATCCAATAACCATAACAGGTCAGAAGCAAACAAGTTGTATTTGTAAGGCAGCCATTATTGAATGGTGAAATGTCAAGTAACATGGTTCTCATCACGTTTCGCTAAATTGAAATTTCCATTTCCCACTGAAAAAATCAACTCATTCGTTCCAAGTCCTAACCAAAACCATCATAGCACATTCGGAGGAAATTTCATCTAAAAGTGAATGCCTAACAACTGAAAAAATTTAtgcactctttctctctttttcctgcCATCGATTTTTTGGTATCATCAGTTATAATCATGGTGCATTGCACAGACGTTAAGACCTAACAATTTAATTACCAtcaatgttaaaaaaatcttatacatTAAAATTAAACGCACTTGAGTTAAATAAGAAGTAGAAGTTTAGGAAAAATTAGCTATAAagcaaacaaaatgaaatataaaatataaaataaaacggGATATTTGTCAAGGACaagttgaaggaaaattataatgaacaAATATGAAGTTCAACATTACATAGTTGACTTTGTAGACATTTATCATGCATGGTCTATCTTATACATTGGCATAATACCCAACCATGCCTTAAGCAATATATGTAAAGAGTGATGCTAGTGTGCCGCGCCAGCTTTGACCGCTGGGTGTGCCCACTAGTACAAAttctatattttgttttttagtttttttctttttcacattttttaaatatctttaaatatttttaaaaacagaaaagatatttacaaccgtgaattgtgcaatcgcagcgtaatcactttaaaaaagtgaatcaaaCGTGgaacctacatgaaaaaaattaattttttaacagtagaCCTCActccttttcaaatattttacaCAACATTTacgcaattcacgattgtacgtagaattactcttttaaaaaataaaaataaaaattcattaatacACTAAAAGTCATttcattaactattaagtaaaaaaaaatttaaatatatgaattgtcaAAATAAGGGGCAAAGCTAGTCGGCatactaacatttttcatatgtaaatatatattaatataaagaTGGAGACAATTGTCAAATCTTGAGACGAGTTAAACCATTAGTGATTACTCTTTACAGTCCCACTAGCTGGCCAGCAGGCACTCATTGGAtaacgtattatatattttctcttgCTCTAACGATGCTGCTTAAAGatatttgtgaataaattattaaagaagaaaagaacaaatGTAAGACTTCCACAAAATGTGCAGTGTTAAACTTTGGCGACCAGTTCGCCAGATTCAGGCCAAGTATAATACCATATGTGTCAGACATTGTTGCCTGGGTGTCTGACAAACACCAGCAGCCCATTACTTCATGAAAACAATGAATCTGACTTGTACAGAGCAAAGTTGTCAAGGACAAGGTAAAGAGATAGACAAAGAACTTACCTCAGGAATGGCGGATGGCCGGTGGGTTTTGCCGGAATTACCTTGAGTGAAGATATACAGAGGGAGACAGAGGGAGAGTGACGACCCAGTTGGCTTCTTGAATGGGGAAGCCTTGCAATGGGTGTTTAATACGCAAAAGATTTTGCTGGCTTTCCGTAAGCAGATAGGGGTGTTTTACGAGTGGTGGAAAATGGTTGGTAGAGGCACCAACAGTCTATGGATGCTTGgattataattacaatttttcgtttaaatttatatttgaattttgaaggaTTGAACTGAAAGATGACGTTATATAGtgtttattaaatatttgatatgttctttataaaaatatatatttaatatgttcGAAAGTTTATTCCAACTgttgtgaataatatatatatatatatatcttctatatatgtatatatacattgcTATAGAAAGTGATATCTCAATATGAAATACCGAAAATTAGGGAATTGGTGATTGATGCAAAATGTGGAAACTTTACGGCTCGGccaacaatttaaaaaataaaaacgatattttgttaagttattcactctacatcacttaaatgataatatttaatttataaattttaaattttaaaataattatattatatatacactttaTTAAGTGTGTTATCCACACTTACTTATAAGtaggatttttctttattatttgtaatatcGTTTTCCTTGGTTGGACAAATGCTTGATTTTGATATCAAGCTTTTCtcatttttagtattattttgatGCACAactttaatatatttacattcaaacgtatgtcaatgagatttataaaatattattatttataaattaactcaaattatctaaaattactttaacatccaaatgcagaGTAAATCTTTGATTGGATGAGAATTTTTCTTCCTTATCGCGTGTCATTTTAtgataagtaatttttttatattttgtttttgggcAGATATGATGAGtaatttatttctttggttTGAGATTGTTCTTTATCAAATAGATCTTTAGATCTCTGATCATTGTGTTTAATgttcatgataaaaaaaatctatttatcatctatttttttatcatctcatgatatggaattagatgataaatttataggatttctcataataaataatttttaatcatctaatatcacatcataaaatgataataattaaaatgatgagtATCATTACTCATTCATGAAATGGCAGCGTCTATCTACAATCAGTTTTGATATGTTAATGTAGTTGAAAACCTATGAGTTTTCCCTCTGGATAGGTTTATTGGGTTTCTTACCATATtggcatatttatttatttaataatattatatatagttaggTATTGTGTAAGTGTCatacacttcttttaaaaaaaagta is a window from the Juglans regia cultivar Chandler chromosome 7, Walnut 2.0, whole genome shotgun sequence genome containing:
- the LOC108995063 gene encoding glutamine synthetase leaf isozyme, chloroplastic encodes the protein MAHILAPTTQWQMRITKNSANASPMTAKMWGSLLLKQNKKGSSKGSAKFRVFATKSENSTVNRIEKLLNLDLTPYTDKVIAEYIWIGGSGIDLRSKSRTISKPVEHPSELPKWNYDGSSTGQAPGEDSEVILYPQAIFKDPFRGGNNILVICDAYTPAGEPIPTNKRHRAAEIFTNKKVTDEVPWFGIEQEYTLLQQNVKWPLGWPVGGYPGPQGPYYCGAGADKSFGRDISDAHYKACLYAGINISGTNGEVMPGQWEYQVGPSVGIEAGDHIWCSRYILERITEQAGVVLSLDPKPIEGDWNGAGCHTNYSTKSMREDGGFEVIKKAILNLSLRHKDHISAYGEGNERRLTGKHETASINTFSWGVANRGCSIRVGRETEKQGKGYLEDRRPASNMDPYIVTSLLAETTILWEPTLEAEALAAQKLALNV